One segment of Niabella beijingensis DNA contains the following:
- a CDS encoding helix-turn-helix domain-containing protein, with protein MKKEEPHLRIGKQKGSAFRNPQPSAFYQLIAFEGPGRFSVDLTAYKCSGCTVLFLTPYQHFQWKGAAAREMELLQFHGDFYCIEYHKEEVACNGLLFNNVYLSPQVRLAPAVFAEVGTVFSKIKKEQRTGGDYSVAVLKAYLQLLLALCSREKKAQLEKDAVKTREGDRDFQQLLERYYLTERSPAFYAAQLSLSADSFSKKIRHRFGKTPSQLIQDRVILEAKRLLHLTRKSIKEIAAELEFEDVFYFSRYFKKHTGCAPSYFREQTGISIVAK; from the coding sequence TTGAAAAAAGAAGAGCCCCATTTAAGGATCGGCAAACAAAAAGGCAGCGCTTTCCGCAATCCGCAACCTTCTGCTTTTTACCAGCTGATCGCATTTGAAGGTCCCGGCCGCTTCAGCGTGGATCTGACGGCTTATAAATGTTCCGGTTGCACGGTATTATTTTTAACACCTTACCAGCATTTTCAATGGAAGGGCGCAGCTGCAAGGGAAATGGAGCTGCTGCAATTTCACGGCGATTTTTATTGTATCGAATATCATAAGGAAGAAGTAGCCTGTAACGGACTGCTGTTTAATAATGTTTACCTGAGTCCGCAGGTGCGGCTGGCACCGGCTGTGTTTGCTGAAGTAGGTACAGTGTTTTCAAAAATTAAAAAAGAGCAAAGAACCGGCGGCGACTATTCAGTTGCTGTACTTAAGGCCTATCTCCAGTTGCTGCTGGCCCTGTGCAGCCGGGAGAAAAAAGCACAGCTGGAAAAAGACGCGGTGAAAACCCGGGAAGGCGACCGTGATTTTCAACAGCTGCTGGAACGCTATTATCTTACCGAGCGGAGCCCGGCTTTTTATGCGGCACAGCTTTCATTGTCTGCAGACAGTTTTAGTAAAAAAATACGGCACCGGTTTGGCAAAACGCCCTCGCAGCTGATCCAGGACCGGGTGATCCTCGAAGCCAAACGGCTGCTGCATCTCACTCGTAAATCGATCAAAGAGATTGCCGCGGAACTGGAGTTTGAAGATGTGTTTTACTTCAGCCGGTATTTTAAAAAACATACAGGCTGCGCACCATCCTATTTCCGGGAGCAAACAGGTATCTCCATCGTGGCAAAATAA
- a CDS encoding DMT family transporter, translated as MNWIILIIAGLFEVAFTSCLGKAKEATGAEVYWWYAGFLVSITVSMLLLMKAIQTLPIGTAYAVWTGIGAVGAALMGILVFKEPATFWRLFFITTLIASIVGLKAVSTH; from the coding sequence ATGAACTGGATTATTCTGATCATTGCGGGATTGTTTGAAGTGGCATTTACCTCCTGCCTGGGGAAGGCCAAGGAGGCTACAGGAGCGGAGGTGTATTGGTGGTATGCCGGTTTCCTGGTTTCGATAACCGTGAGCATGCTGCTGCTGATGAAGGCGATACAGACCCTGCCCATTGGCACGGCCTATGCTGTGTGGACGGGCATCGGAGCGGTGGGCGCGGCGCTGATGGGCATTCTTGTATTTAAAGAGCCGGCTACTTTCTGGCGCTTGTTTTTTATTACCACACTGATCGCCTCGATTGTTGGGCTGAAAGCTGTTTCGACACACTGA
- a CDS encoding Crp/Fnr family transcriptional regulator: MQLIQIVQQVAPLPDASLEKIMEQVRETAFAKNHLLMRAGKIERNLYFIKTGIVRAYAHTEEHEITFWFGSEGETIVSMNSYVAGKAGYENIELLEPCILYELKTEALQRLYQEDLHIANWGRKFAEKELIKTEERLISRQFRTAAQRYKELLEENAYLLQRVPLCHIASYLGITQVSLSRIRSDIR, encoded by the coding sequence ATGCAGCTGATACAGATCGTACAACAGGTAGCTCCTCTTCCGGATGCTTCCCTGGAAAAAATTATGGAGCAGGTACGTGAAACCGCATTTGCAAAGAACCACCTGCTGATGCGGGCCGGAAAAATCGAGCGGAATTTATATTTTATAAAAACCGGTATCGTCCGGGCCTATGCGCATACGGAGGAACATGAGATCACTTTCTGGTTTGGAAGTGAAGGGGAGACCATCGTATCCATGAACAGCTATGTGGCGGGCAAAGCCGGCTATGAGAATATTGAATTACTGGAACCCTGTATCCTGTACGAACTGAAGACGGAAGCCCTGCAACGGTTGTACCAGGAAGACCTGCACATTGCCAACTGGGGCCGGAAGTTTGCAGAAAAGGAACTGATCAAAACGGAAGAGCGGCTGATCTCCCGTCAGTTCCGTACGGCAGCGCAGCGGTATAAAGAACTGCTGGAAGAAAATGCCTACCTGCTGCAACGGGTCCCTCTGTGTCATATTGCTTCCTATCTCGGCATTACGCAGGTCAGCTTAAGCCGGATCCGCTCGGATATCCGTTAG
- the rpsA gene encoding 30S ribosomal protein S1, with product MFQLFFKQLNADAQENAGAADQPVEEASTATTTAPVEAAKPAEEAPVAVETAHDDFDWSVDKRNVSAYSKEEKEKYDKVYENTFIQLNDGELINGTVVGITNTDVVLNIGFKSDGLISLNEFRDLQGLKVGDEVEVMIVEKEDRDGHLNLSRKQARTTRAWERIVEVNKTGEVVTGQVTSKTKGGLIVDVFGMETFLPGSQIDVKPVTDYDQFVGKTMEFKVVKINETIKNAVVSHKALIESDIEAQRAEIIGKLEKGQVLEGTVKNITDFGAFMDLGGLDGLLYITDISWGRISHPNEILKIDQKVNVVVLDFDDEKKRISLGLKQLTPHPWDVLPEGIVEGNTVKGKVVNIEDYGAFLEITPGVEGLVHVSEITWANTPVNAKDFFKLGDEHEAKIVTLDKDTRKMSLSIKQLTEDPWSDIETRFAEGTKHTGEVKNITNYGVFVELAQGIGGMIHISDLSWLKRFNHPGEYTKVGENIDVVILGIDKENRKLQLGHKQLEEDPWNTLQDTFAIGSIHEGTIVRRDDKGATVQLPYGLEGFAPNRHLATQDGKSVSLDETAPFMVIEFDRNEKRIVLSHARVWEQAAYDEREAVKKDARVEAEKTKKAVKTIQNKVEKATLGDLGVLADLKKKMDQENAGKSE from the coding sequence ATGTTCCAATTATTTTTTAAACAATTAAACGCTGATGCACAGGAGAATGCGGGCGCTGCCGATCAACCGGTAGAAGAAGCATCTACAGCGACAACCACTGCACCTGTAGAAGCCGCTAAACCCGCAGAAGAAGCACCTGTTGCCGTTGAAACCGCACACGATGATTTCGACTGGAGCGTGGATAAGCGTAATGTTTCTGCTTATTCCAAAGAAGAAAAAGAAAAGTACGACAAAGTGTATGAAAATACCTTCATACAATTAAACGACGGGGAACTGATCAATGGTACTGTTGTTGGTATTACCAATACAGATGTAGTGCTGAACATCGGTTTTAAAAGCGATGGCCTGATCTCCCTGAACGAATTCCGCGATCTCCAGGGATTAAAAGTAGGAGATGAAGTGGAAGTGATGATCGTTGAAAAAGAAGACAGGGACGGACACCTGAACCTGAGCCGTAAACAAGCCCGCACTACCCGTGCATGGGAACGCATTGTTGAGGTGAACAAAACAGGTGAAGTGGTTACCGGCCAGGTTACTTCAAAAACAAAAGGCGGTCTGATCGTGGATGTATTCGGAATGGAAACCTTCCTGCCGGGTTCTCAGATCGATGTGAAACCCGTTACCGATTACGATCAGTTTGTAGGTAAGACCATGGAATTTAAAGTGGTGAAGATCAATGAAACCATTAAGAATGCCGTGGTATCGCACAAAGCGCTTATTGAAAGTGATATCGAAGCACAACGTGCAGAAATCATCGGTAAACTGGAAAAAGGTCAGGTACTGGAAGGTACGGTTAAGAACATCACCGACTTTGGTGCGTTCATGGACCTGGGCGGACTGGATGGTTTGCTGTACATTACGGATATTTCATGGGGACGCATCTCTCATCCGAACGAAATACTGAAGATCGATCAGAAAGTGAACGTGGTGGTACTGGACTTCGACGACGAGAAAAAACGGATCAGCCTGGGTCTGAAACAACTGACCCCTCATCCATGGGATGTATTACCGGAAGGCATTGTAGAAGGTAATACCGTAAAAGGTAAAGTAGTAAATATTGAAGATTACGGTGCATTCCTGGAAATCACTCCGGGTGTGGAAGGGCTGGTTCACGTAAGCGAAATTACTTGGGCAAACACTCCGGTAAATGCAAAAGACTTCTTCAAACTGGGTGATGAGCACGAAGCGAAGATCGTGACACTGGATAAAGATACCCGCAAAATGAGCCTTTCTATCAAACAACTGACAGAAGACCCCTGGAGCGATATCGAAACCCGTTTTGCTGAAGGTACCAAGCACACCGGCGAGGTGAAGAACATTACCAACTATGGTGTGTTTGTAGAACTGGCACAAGGTATCGGTGGTATGATCCACATCAGCGATCTGAGCTGGCTGAAGCGTTTTAACCACCCGGGTGAGTACACCAAGGTTGGAGAGAACATCGATGTGGTGATCCTGGGTATCGACAAAGAGAACCGCAAATTGCAGTTAGGACACAAACAACTGGAAGAAGATCCCTGGAATACCCTTCAGGATACATTTGCTATTGGCAGTATTCATGAAGGAACCATCGTTCGCAGAGATGACAAAGGCGCCACAGTACAGCTGCCTTACGGTTTAGAAGGATTCGCTCCGAACCGTCACCTGGCAACGCAGGACGGAAAATCCGTAAGTCTGGATGAAACCGCTCCGTTTATGGTGATCGAATTCGATCGTAATGAAAAACGCATTGTTCTGTCGCACGCCCGCGTGTGGGAACAGGCGGCATACGACGAAAGAGAGGCGGTGAAGAAAGATGCACGTGTGGAAGCTGAAAAAACCAAGAAAGCAGTGAAGACTATTCAGAACAAAGTTGAAAAAGCAACACTGGGTGATCTTGGCGTACTGGCAGATCTTAAAAAGAAAATGGATCAGGAAAACGCGGGTAAATCCGAATAA
- a CDS encoding DUF983 domain-containing protein has product MEPVNTIETAGDDRDKVPSYLNVMASKCPRCRRHAMFEVKNPYKLKTTMRMYKECPVCKQPFELETGFYFGAGYVSYVLTVALSVATLVAWWVFIGLSIYDDRWIYWLIFNAVFLICLQPVLMRMARSVWLSFFVRYDRKWYVNAPSRVKKQGT; this is encoded by the coding sequence ATGGAACCTGTAAATACAATTGAAACAGCCGGCGATGACCGGGACAAAGTGCCCAGCTACCTGAATGTGATGGCCTCCAAATGCCCCAGGTGCCGGCGGCATGCCATGTTTGAAGTAAAAAATCCCTATAAGTTAAAAACCACGATGCGCATGTATAAAGAGTGTCCGGTATGCAAACAGCCGTTTGAACTGGAGACCGGATTTTATTTTGGTGCCGGCTATGTCAGTTATGTGCTGACGGTTGCGCTGAGTGTTGCCACCCTGGTGGCCTGGTGGGTATTTATCGGACTCAGCATCTATGACGACCGCTGGATCTACTGGCTGATCTTTAATGCCGTGTTCCTGATCTGCCTGCAGCCGGTGCTGATGCGCATGGCACGGAGCGTCTGGCTGTCGTTTTTTGTGCGATATGATCGCAAGTGGTATGTTAATGCACCGTCAAGGGTTAAGAAACAGGGAACCTGA
- a CDS encoding AraC family transcriptional regulator, producing the protein MAQKEKIPVYSLRNLLQEPRQQADFQAEHFSSYLRKHYEHLHRPHRHSFYHMVLFTSGSGSHTIDFERFEVTPYQLYCMIPGQVHSWHFTTPVSGFVVNFPDSFFKDFLYNQYYLERFFFFSGISTDCVFQLPVLLQQKLPALFEELIGYASEEEASPDLARVLLLQILLLIGNEAGPRPAKAVPEQKKMVLHNLRRLIDTHYRSVRLPKEYADLLYITPNHLNALCKDLLGKTAGELIRDRVLLEAKRLLINESKTVAEIAYELDFQDNSYFNRFFKKYEGLTPDEFRKQFFK; encoded by the coding sequence GTGGCGCAAAAAGAAAAAATACCTGTTTATTCACTCCGTAACCTGCTGCAGGAACCCCGGCAGCAGGCCGATTTTCAGGCAGAACATTTTTCTTCTTATCTCAGGAAACATTATGAACACCTGCATCGCCCGCACCGGCATTCGTTTTATCATATGGTACTTTTTACTTCCGGCAGCGGCAGTCATACAATCGACTTTGAACGCTTCGAGGTAACGCCCTACCAGTTATACTGTATGATTCCCGGGCAGGTGCACAGCTGGCATTTTACCACCCCGGTAAGCGGGTTCGTGGTCAATTTCCCGGATAGTTTTTTTAAGGATTTCCTTTACAATCAATACTATCTGGAGCGGTTCTTTTTTTTCAGCGGCATCAGTACAGATTGTGTGTTTCAGCTGCCGGTACTGCTTCAGCAAAAGCTCCCGGCATTGTTTGAAGAATTGATCGGTTATGCTTCGGAGGAGGAGGCGTCTCCCGATCTGGCGCGTGTGTTGTTGCTGCAGATCCTGCTGCTTATCGGTAACGAAGCCGGCCCCCGGCCGGCAAAGGCGGTGCCGGAGCAAAAGAAAATGGTGCTGCATAACCTGCGGCGGCTGATCGATACGCATTACCGGTCGGTGCGGTTGCCGAAGGAGTATGCCGATCTGTTGTATATAACCCCCAATCATCTCAATGCACTTTGCAAGGACCTCCTGGGTAAAACGGCGGGCGAGCTGATCCGCGACCGGGTGTTGCTGGAGGCAAAGCGCCTGCTGATCAATGAAAGCAAAACCGTGGCTGAAATAGCCTATGAACTCGATTTCCAGGACAATTCTTATTTTAACCGCTTTTTTAAAAAATATGAGGGGCTGACGCCCGATGAATTCCGAAAACAATTTTTCAAGTAA
- a CDS encoding LacI family DNA-binding transcriptional regulator: MNMEPINLKKLASLLHLSISTVSKALRDSHEISADTKKRVMDLARELNYEPNPYAGSLRKFKSKTIAVIVPDIINNFFIFAIKGIQEAAHAKGYHVLIYITNENPEYEKEVVRHLTNGRVDGLVISLTSPIDDTAHLQSLQEKGLPIVFFDRVAEGFKSSVITTNNYEIAYNGTRYLIHQGCKRIAHCQVSDKISIGIDRLNGYKKALEDAGIEVRPEWILTSRKDYIHDTALIENALLQKDPPDGLFTSVETHALITYDICRKHNIDIPGKLKLLSFSNMPTAHLLQPSLSTITQPAFEIGLTAVQQLILALEKPARFVPEKINMDSTLSERESTKK, encoded by the coding sequence ATGAACATGGAACCGATCAACTTAAAAAAGCTGGCATCTCTTTTACATCTTTCTATAAGCACTGTTTCAAAAGCACTGCGTGACAGTCACGAGATCAGTGCGGATACCAAGAAACGGGTGATGGACCTGGCGCGCGAGTTGAATTACGAACCCAACCCCTATGCGGGCAGCCTGCGCAAATTTAAAAGCAAAACCATTGCGGTAATTGTTCCGGATATCATCAATAACTTTTTCATTTTTGCGATCAAAGGAATCCAGGAAGCAGCACATGCCAAGGGATACCATGTACTGATCTACATCACCAATGAAAATCCGGAATATGAGAAAGAGGTGGTGCGCCACCTTACCAATGGAAGGGTGGACGGATTGGTGATCTCCCTTACAAGTCCGATTGATGATACGGCTCATCTGCAGAGCCTGCAGGAAAAAGGGCTGCCGATCGTTTTTTTTGACCGCGTGGCAGAAGGGTTTAAAAGCAGCGTTATCACTACCAATAACTATGAGATCGCTTATAACGGAACGCGCTACCTCATCCATCAGGGCTGCAAACGTATTGCGCATTGCCAGGTGTCTGATAAGATATCCATCGGCATCGACCGGCTCAACGGCTATAAGAAGGCACTGGAAGATGCAGGGATTGAAGTACGGCCGGAATGGATCCTGACCAGCCGGAAAGACTATATACACGACACTGCATTGATCGAAAATGCACTGTTGCAAAAAGATCCTCCTGATGGCTTGTTTACTTCTGTGGAAACCCATGCCCTGATCACCTACGATATCTGCAGGAAACATAATATTGATATTCCGGGAAAACTGAAACTCCTGAGTTTTAGTAATATGCCCACCGCCCACCTGCTGCAGCCCTCGCTTTCAACCATTACACAACCGGCCTTTGAAATAGGGCTGACCGCCGTACAACAGCTGATCCTTGCGCTGGAAAAACCGGCCCGTTTTGTGCCCGAGAAGATCAATATGGACTCCACACTTTCCGAACGGGAATCCACCAAAAAATAG
- a CDS encoding PepSY-associated TM helix domain-containing protein, with protein sequence MAKGKIRIFFNDIHLWLGLASGIVLFLVCLSGTVYTFRTEIEERVNRKIYFVNYDAGTKPLPLSTLVTLVEKSKGVVTAVTIPATPQKAWAFSLKPQGAGKGRGKTVLVNPYTGTVTGDTETGSSKFFMTVMKLHRWLLMEQSTGRVVVGIATLIFVVLLLSGIILWLPRRLRYWKQGFVILFSGKWKRINHDLHNVLGFYSFFFLLIMALTGLCWSFDWYRNSASAMLGATVFGAKKEKPVRSQAVGTAMLSPDKVLEIGNGPLRYTGITRLGFPADSTGTFSISKNDAASWNSAATDKLIIDAYSGAVLKTDLFAAKTAGQKIAASIRPIHTGEIYGLVSKIIYFICCLIATSLPVTGTLIWLNKLKKKKPASKRTVLRARPEPAAAAV encoded by the coding sequence ATGGCAAAAGGAAAGATTAGGATTTTTTTTAATGACATCCATCTCTGGCTGGGTCTGGCCAGTGGTATCGTGCTGTTTTTGGTGTGTTTGTCCGGAACGGTGTATACATTCCGTACCGAGATAGAAGAGCGGGTCAACCGGAAAATCTATTTTGTGAATTATGACGCGGGTACAAAACCGCTGCCGCTGAGCACCCTTGTTACGCTCGTAGAAAAAAGCAAAGGAGTGGTTACCGCGGTTACCATCCCGGCCACGCCTCAAAAAGCCTGGGCTTTTTCGCTTAAACCCCAGGGTGCAGGAAAGGGCCGGGGAAAAACAGTACTGGTGAATCCTTATACAGGTACGGTTACCGGTGATACGGAAACAGGGAGCAGTAAATTCTTTATGACGGTAATGAAGCTGCACCGCTGGCTGCTGATGGAACAGTCCACCGGCAGGGTGGTTGTAGGCATTGCCACCCTCATTTTTGTGGTACTGCTCCTCTCCGGGATTATTTTATGGTTACCCCGGCGCCTCCGGTACTGGAAACAGGGATTTGTGATCCTGTTTTCGGGAAAATGGAAACGGATCAATCATGACCTGCATAATGTGCTCGGTTTTTATTCTTTTTTCTTTTTGCTGATCATGGCGCTTACCGGCTTGTGCTGGTCATTCGACTGGTATCGGAACAGTGCTTCAGCGATGTTGGGTGCCACAGTATTCGGAGCGAAAAAGGAAAAACCGGTAAGATCGCAGGCGGTGGGAACTGCAATGCTTTCACCCGATAAAGTGCTGGAAATCGGAAATGGCCCGCTTCGTTATACCGGCATCACCCGTCTGGGCTTTCCCGCCGACAGCACAGGCACCTTCAGCATTTCAAAGAATGATGCCGCCTCCTGGAACAGTGCTGCCACAGATAAATTGATTATTGATGCTTATAGCGGAGCGGTTTTAAAAACGGATCTGTTTGCTGCTAAAACGGCCGGGCAAAAAATAGCCGCCAGTATCCGCCCCATTCATACCGGGGAGATCTATGGCCTGGTGTCAAAAATTATTTATTTTATCTGCTGCCTGATCGCCACCAGTCTGCCCGTGACGGGCACGCTGATCTGGCTGAATAAACTAAAAAAGAAAAAGCCCGCGAGTAAACGTACAGTACTGCGGGCAAGACCAGAGCCGGCTGCCGCAGCTGTTTAG
- a CDS encoding peroxiredoxin family protein, producing MTRKQQQRSGILKMRWAFFCGLLCTGIYTKAQTIIKPVRATSFELPGADGTPVSLSSYKGKTVLIRFWVSWCLPCRIENRKLVKRYNRFRDLPFEIINISLDTDTAEWRAAINEDKMNWPQALDYPDLQRSTANKWNAAALPASFLIDPRGTVIAADAALLPVQDPRGFENLLRRLSAGNGTAGR from the coding sequence TTGACAAGAAAGCAACAGCAGCGATCCGGCATTCTGAAAATGCGATGGGCCTTTTTTTGTGGTTTGCTATGCACCGGTATTTATACAAAGGCACAAACCATTATTAAACCAGTCCGGGCAACTTCCTTTGAACTGCCGGGCGCGGATGGAACACCTGTATCATTGAGCAGCTATAAAGGGAAAACGGTGCTGATCCGGTTCTGGGTCTCCTGGTGCCTGCCCTGCCGTATAGAGAACCGCAAACTGGTAAAACGATACAACCGGTTCCGCGACCTGCCTTTTGAAATCATCAATATTTCACTGGATACCGACACTGCGGAATGGCGTGCTGCGATCAATGAAGATAAGATGAACTGGCCGCAGGCCCTGGATTACCCCGATCTTCAAAGGAGTACGGCAAATAAGTGGAATGCTGCGGCGCTTCCTGCCTCTTTTCTGATAGATCCCCGCGGAACGGTTATTGCCGCAGACGCTGCTTTATTGCCGGTACAGGATCCCAGGGGGTTTGAAAACCTGTTAAGGCGGCTCTCCGCCGGAAATGGGACCGCCGGCCGGTGA
- a CDS encoding heavy-metal-associated domain-containing protein: MKKIEASLLGIFMILAAQVATAQAKTEKIPVSGNCGMCKKTIEKAAQSAGAAEASWDIASKLLSVKYDDKKTNGEKIQQAVADAGYDTKSIKGNDVAYEKLHACCQYERTKTYTTKQ; the protein is encoded by the coding sequence ATGAAAAAAATCGAGGCATCGTTGCTGGGTATCTTTATGATACTGGCGGCTCAGGTAGCAACCGCACAGGCAAAAACAGAGAAAATACCGGTTTCCGGAAACTGTGGTATGTGTAAAAAGACCATCGAAAAGGCCGCACAATCTGCCGGTGCAGCTGAGGCTTCCTGGGATATTGCCTCCAAACTGCTTTCTGTGAAGTACGACGATAAAAAAACGAACGGAGAGAAAATTCAACAGGCCGTTGCCGACGCAGGATATGATACAAAATCAATCAAAGGCAATGATGTCGCTTATGAGAAGCTGCACGCCTGTTGTCAGTACGAGCGTACAAAGACCTATACCACCAAGCAATAA
- a CDS encoding putative porin: MRFYFVLFLLITGICAQAQDPLGGVGNRFRGIKNAGSGNDSLARRNKFEDSITISYRYLDTARNYKMDSSINDFTRYYPIPADYNYLGNFGNAAQSYLFTPRMKAGWDPGFHAYDIYKYTVEKARFFTTTRPYSELNYLLGPRSEQFIELMHTQNIRPNWNAHFAYRLLNSPGMFQNQKSAHNSYYLTNWVQSINKRYNNYIIIAANKLQNAENGGIENSLLIDSVDYAQRDYIGVRLGGNTGYSANFFNTNVATGTKYADFNAVMRQQYDFGRKDSLVTDSSVVPLFFPRIRLEHTIQYSKYTYMFTDASPQEDYYLQYYDYVFGGGTTSGFTKRDDWRELTNDFSIYTFPDAKNTQQFIKLGAGVQNLSGVFDTLQRSNQLELIGERQKKNFYNIFGHGEYRNRTKNQKWDMAANGKIYFAGLNAGDYELGASVQSLLGKKIGSLMLGAQNVNRTPSFIMQNPISSFNFMRGESPDLKKENVTHLYAAIYQPLLKLGLTGHYYLMTNYTYYTDFYKINQYNSLFNMLQIGINKVFEAGKTKQWKWRTEVYFQQVVGGAPLHVPTIYTRNRLGYEGKLGFPKLNIAMGFEAKYRTNYKGDSYSPLLGQFFYQDDQTVQYKLPNIAAYLNFRINSFKAFVRAENLNTFRNLDGSWGFTNNNFASTDYPYPGLLIRLGIFWGFVN; this comes from the coding sequence ATGAGGTTTTATTTTGTTTTATTTCTTCTGATAACCGGGATCTGCGCACAGGCGCAGGACCCGCTGGGTGGTGTCGGCAACCGGTTCCGGGGTATTAAAAATGCCGGTTCGGGGAATGACAGTCTGGCCAGAAGAAATAAATTTGAAGATTCCATTACCATTAGTTACCGCTACCTGGATACGGCGCGGAACTATAAGATGGATTCCTCGATCAATGATTTTACCCGGTACTATCCGATACCGGCGGATTATAATTACCTGGGCAACTTTGGGAATGCGGCACAGTCCTACCTGTTTACTCCCCGGATGAAAGCAGGATGGGATCCAGGTTTCCACGCTTATGATATTTATAAGTACACGGTTGAAAAAGCACGCTTCTTTACCACCACCCGGCCGTATTCGGAGTTGAATTATCTGCTGGGTCCCCGTTCAGAACAGTTCATCGAGCTGATGCATACTCAGAACATCCGCCCCAACTGGAATGCCCATTTTGCCTATCGTTTGCTGAATTCACCGGGGATGTTCCAGAACCAGAAGTCGGCGCACAACAGCTATTACCTTACCAACTGGGTGCAGTCCATAAACAAACGGTATAACAACTACATTATTATTGCGGCCAATAAGCTGCAGAATGCAGAGAACGGAGGGATCGAAAACAGTTTGCTTATCGACAGTGTGGATTATGCCCAGCGGGATTATATTGGCGTGCGACTGGGCGGCAATACGGGCTACTCGGCCAATTTTTTTAATACCAATGTGGCCACAGGAACCAAGTATGCTGATTTTAATGCGGTGATGCGCCAGCAATACGATTTCGGCCGCAAAGATTCACTGGTAACGGACAGCAGCGTGGTGCCCCTGTTCTTTCCAAGGATCCGGCTGGAGCATACCATCCAGTACAGTAAATATACCTACATGTTTACAGATGCCAGCCCGCAGGAAGATTACTACCTTCAGTATTATGATTATGTATTCGGAGGCGGCACCACATCCGGGTTCACAAAGCGGGATGACTGGAGGGAGCTGACGAACGACTTCTCTATTTATACCTTCCCGGATGCAAAGAACACCCAGCAATTCATCAAGCTCGGCGCCGGTGTTCAGAATCTTTCAGGAGTGTTTGATACCCTGCAGCGGAGTAACCAGCTGGAGCTGATCGGGGAGCGGCAGAAGAAGAATTTCTATAATATTTTTGGTCATGGGGAATACCGTAACCGCACCAAAAACCAGAAATGGGATATGGCGGCCAACGGAAAGATCTATTTTGCAGGTCTGAATGCCGGGGACTATGAGCTGGGCGCCAGTGTTCAGAGCCTGCTGGGGAAAAAGATCGGAAGCCTCATGCTGGGGGCGCAGAATGTGAACCGCACACCTTCTTTTATAATGCAGAACCCCATCAGCAGTTTTAATTTTATGCGTGGGGAAAGCCCGGATCTGAAAAAGGAAAATGTCACGCATCTTTATGCCGCTATTTATCAGCCGCTGCTGAAGCTGGGGCTTACAGGGCATTATTACCTGATGACGAATTATACCTATTACACGGATTTTTACAAGATCAATCAGTATAACTCATTGTTCAATATGCTTCAGATCGGCATCAATAAAGTGTTTGAAGCTGGGAAGACCAAACAATGGAAATGGCGTACCGAAGTATACTTCCAGCAGGTAGTGGGAGGGGCTCCGCTGCATGTGCCAACGATCTACACCCGTAACCGGCTGGGCTATGAAGGAAAACTGGGTTTTCCCAAGCTGAATATTGCTATGGGATTTGAGGCCAAGTACCGGACCAATTATAAAGGAGACAGCTATTCCCCGCTCCTGGGACAATTCTTTTACCAGGATGATCAGACCGTACAATATAAATTACCGAATATAGCGGCATACCTTAACTTCCGGATCAATTCATTCAAAGCGTTTGTACGCGCAGAGAACCTGAACACTTTCCGCAACCTGGATGGAAGCTGGGGCTTTACCAATAATAACTTTGCATCAACGGATTATCCGTATCCCGGTCTGCTGATCCGCCTGGGCATATTCTGGGGATTTGTGAATTAA